A section of the Mycolicibacterium anyangense genome encodes:
- a CDS encoding universal stress protein, translating into MTVVVGYLAGKSGTAPLNLAVGAARTLRTSLTVATIVPKPWTTPSPARIDAEYASWAGQLGADSAQEAQRYLDSVCDGMAVTYHSHSHRSVSRGLTEVVDELGADLLVLGSSSNGQFGQVVVGSTADRLLHSSPVPLAIAPRGYRIARSGALTRITCGYPGTPESVGVVKRIADLAIRLEVPLRVITFAVRGRTMYPPEVGLHAEDSILAAWEASARELLAKLRTDGVVGDDVVLQVVSGNGWDQALDAAEWQDGDILALGTSPRGDMARVFLGSRGTKILRHSPVPVLVLPG; encoded by the coding sequence GTGACGGTCGTCGTCGGCTACCTGGCCGGAAAGAGTGGTACCGCCCCGCTGAATCTGGCGGTGGGTGCGGCCAGGACACTGCGCACGTCGCTGACGGTGGCGACCATCGTCCCCAAGCCGTGGACCACCCCGTCGCCGGCGCGGATCGACGCCGAATATGCCTCGTGGGCAGGACAACTCGGTGCCGACTCGGCACAAGAGGCACAGCGCTATCTCGATTCGGTCTGCGACGGGATGGCAGTGACCTACCACAGCCATTCCCACCGCTCGGTGTCCCGCGGGCTGACCGAGGTGGTCGACGAACTCGGCGCCGACCTGCTGGTGCTGGGATCGTCATCCAACGGCCAGTTCGGGCAGGTGGTGGTCGGGTCGACCGCCGACCGGCTGCTGCATTCCTCGCCGGTTCCGCTGGCGATCGCACCGCGGGGTTACCGCATCGCCCGGTCCGGAGCGTTGACCCGCATCACCTGTGGCTACCCGGGAACTCCCGAATCTGTGGGAGTGGTCAAGCGCATCGCCGACTTGGCGATTCGGCTCGAGGTTCCGCTGCGGGTGATCACCTTCGCGGTGCGCGGGCGCACCATGTACCCACCGGAAGTCGGTCTGCATGCCGAGGATTCGATCCTCGCCGCGTGGGAGGCGAGTGCCCGCGAGCTGCTGGCCAAGCTGCGTACCGACGGCGTGGTGGGTGACGACGTGGTGCTGCAGGTGGTCAGCGGCAACGGCTGGGATCAGGCGCTGGACGCCGCCGAATGGCAGGACGGCGACATCCTTGCGCTGGGCACCTCACCGCGCGGTGACATGGCCCGGGTGTTCCTCGGGTCCCGCGGCACAAAGATCCTGCGGCACAGCCCCGTTCCGGTGCTGGTGCTTCCGGGCTGA